One Candidatus Saccharimonadales bacterium genomic window carries:
- a CDS encoding ZIP family metal transporter has product MTILYITIAVILGSLISLIGGIVLLRVKKRRQAALLMTMPFGAGALLAAAFFDLLPEAFEQADPKQMLLFCLVGFVLFFLFERLAGWFHHHHQHEEMPGNKKSQRWLVVVGDMTHNAIDGLAIGAAFLVSVPTGIITTFAVATHEIPKELGTFAFLLSRGWRGKTVIIANLATAIATVIAAILVYVFAKDSHDFVPVLLALTSGFFLYVAASDIIPDIHEQPRRIGTIQAVMLLIGVVLVGTVITLLGV; this is encoded by the coding sequence ATGACGATTCTTTATATAACTATTGCTGTTATTTTAGGCAGCCTCATCTCACTTATAGGCGGTATAGTGTTACTTCGAGTTAAAAAGCGCCGTCAGGCAGCGCTTTTAATGACGATGCCATTTGGCGCAGGCGCTTTGCTTGCGGCAGCTTTTTTTGATCTTCTCCCCGAAGCGTTTGAACAAGCGGACCCGAAGCAGATGCTCCTCTTTTGTTTGGTAGGATTTGTGTTGTTTTTCTTGTTTGAGCGGCTGGCTGGCTGGTTTCATCATCACCATCAGCACGAAGAGATGCCCGGCAATAAGAAGTCCCAGCGATGGCTTGTCGTTGTTGGCGACATGACACACAACGCGATCGACGGATTGGCAATAGGCGCTGCGTTTCTTGTCAGTGTTCCTACGGGTATCATAACTACCTTTGCCGTGGCGACTCACGAAATTCCTAAAGAGTTAGGAACATTTGCTTTCTTGCTTTCGCGCGGCTGGAGAGGAAAGACGGTCATTATAGCCAACTTAGCGACAGCAATAGCCACCGTTATCGCAGCGATATTAGTGTATGTTTTTGCTAAAGATTCTCATGATTTTGTGCCGGTGCTGCTTGCTCTCACTTCGGGCTTCTTTCTGTATGTTGCTGCCAGTGATATTATTCCGGACATTCATGAGCAACCTCGTCGTATCGGAACGATTCAGGCGGTTATGTTGCTTATTGGGGTGGTGCTCGTGGGTACGGTTATAACGTTGCTTGGTGTATAG
- the topA gene encoding type I DNA topoisomerase: MGKQLVIVESPAKAKTIEKYLGKDFVVKSSIGHIRGLPSKSGSIDVANNFAPRFEVDPDKKKVISELKKEVKAADTVWLASDPDREGEAIAWHLAEVLKLDPKTAKRISYDEVTKTAIMDAIAHPRTIDMPLVEAQQARQSLDYLVGFELSPVLWRKVRPQLSAGRVQSVAVRLVVEREAEIDAHVPESTFKITAEFTLEDGTVLPATSAKKHQTADEVRAILEAFAISNFTVADIEKKPGSRNPSAPFTTSTLQQEASSKLGFSPRSTMQLAQRLYEAGHITYMRTDSVTLSAQALGAMTAHIKSTYGENYHQYRTFKSKSANAQEAHEAIRPTNFTVDFAGADAQQQKLYNLIWRRTLASQMAPAVLEKTTISVAASKSDEIMEAKGEIVVFDGFLKVYGRSGDDVLLPEVKKGDPLTLKQAEALEVLSRGPARYTEASLVKKLEEMGIGRPSTYASTINTIQTRGYVERGDLEGIPKKIQKISLKDGIVSQNEEEIAYGKDSNKLFPTDTGKVVTDFLVKHFTEVMDYDFTKSVEDRLDEIANGQKDRVKVLTDFYTPFHKLVEASGDISRAEATQTRHIGDDPKSGLPIFARFGRFGPMLQKGEQSDDPKPTFAPLPAGAKIETVTLEQALEMFKLPRLVGKTEDGKEIKANIGRFGPYIVIDKTFVSIKPLDPHTITLDEARKLYIEKLKADAEKNIADFGDGIKILKGRYGPYITDGKKNAKIPKDTEPKDITHEQAKKLLAEAPTKKARRTFRRK; encoded by the coding sequence ATGGGCAAGCAATTAGTAATCGTAGAAAGTCCAGCAAAAGCGAAGACGATCGAAAAGTATCTTGGCAAGGATTTTGTGGTCAAAAGTAGCATTGGCCATATTCGTGGATTGCCCTCAAAATCAGGAAGTATAGATGTCGCTAACAATTTTGCGCCACGCTTTGAAGTAGACCCCGATAAAAAAAAGGTTATCTCTGAACTTAAAAAAGAAGTTAAGGCGGCTGATACCGTATGGCTTGCGAGCGACCCTGACCGCGAAGGGGAGGCGATCGCCTGGCACCTAGCCGAGGTATTAAAGCTCGATCCTAAGACCGCTAAGCGTATCAGTTACGATGAAGTAACGAAAACTGCCATCATGGACGCCATTGCGCATCCTCGCACTATTGATATGCCCCTTGTTGAGGCTCAGCAGGCGCGCCAGTCACTTGATTACCTCGTGGGCTTCGAGCTTTCACCGGTGTTATGGCGAAAAGTCCGTCCGCAGCTTTCAGCTGGTCGTGTGCAATCGGTTGCCGTTCGCCTCGTCGTTGAACGCGAAGCAGAAATCGACGCGCACGTTCCTGAATCCACATTTAAAATCACCGCCGAATTTACCCTTGAAGACGGCACTGTTTTACCCGCCACAAGCGCCAAAAAACATCAAACAGCCGATGAAGTCCGTGCAATTCTTGAAGCATTCGCAATCAGTAATTTCACTGTTGCCGATATTGAGAAAAAGCCCGGTTCACGCAACCCAAGCGCACCATTTACTACTAGTACGCTACAACAAGAAGCCAGCAGTAAGCTTGGTTTTAGCCCGCGCAGCACCATGCAGCTCGCTCAACGCCTATACGAAGCAGGGCACATTACATATATGCGTACCGACTCGGTAACATTATCCGCTCAAGCCCTCGGCGCCATGACAGCGCACATAAAAAGCACGTACGGAGAAAATTACCATCAATACCGGACCTTTAAGTCAAAAAGTGCTAACGCTCAAGAAGCGCACGAGGCTATTCGCCCCACTAATTTTACGGTTGACTTTGCTGGCGCAGACGCACAGCAGCAAAAACTCTACAATCTCATATGGCGCCGCACGTTAGCCAGCCAAATGGCTCCAGCAGTGCTAGAAAAGACCACTATTTCCGTGGCGGCAAGCAAATCGGACGAAATTATGGAGGCTAAGGGCGAAATCGTCGTCTTTGATGGCTTCCTTAAGGTATATGGTCGCAGCGGTGACGATGTCCTACTTCCAGAGGTAAAAAAGGGAGATCCGCTCACCCTCAAGCAAGCTGAGGCCCTCGAGGTGCTCTCTCGTGGTCCAGCTCGTTACACCGAAGCTTCTCTTGTGAAAAAGCTTGAAGAAATGGGTATCGGCCGGCCAAGCACCTATGCCAGCACGATTAACACTATCCAGACCCGCGGCTATGTCGAACGAGGTGATCTCGAGGGTATTCCTAAGAAAATCCAAAAGATAAGCCTCAAAGATGGTATCGTCTCTCAAAACGAGGAAGAAATCGCGTATGGAAAAGACTCAAACAAGCTCTTTCCGACCGATACAGGCAAGGTAGTCACTGACTTTCTCGTGAAGCACTTTACAGAAGTAATGGATTACGATTTTACCAAATCTGTCGAGGACAGGCTTGACGAAATCGCAAATGGCCAAAAAGACCGCGTCAAGGTACTAACCGATTTTTACACGCCGTTCCACAAGCTCGTTGAGGCCAGCGGTGACATTTCACGCGCCGAAGCGACACAAACGCGCCATATAGGAGATGATCCAAAGTCTGGTTTGCCAATTTTTGCACGCTTTGGCCGTTTTGGCCCCATGCTTCAAAAAGGTGAACAATCAGACGACCCCAAGCCAACATTCGCACCGCTCCCGGCTGGCGCCAAAATCGAAACAGTCACCTTAGAGCAAGCGCTTGAAATGTTTAAATTGCCACGACTTGTAGGCAAAACAGAAGACGGGAAGGAAATTAAGGCAAATATTGGCCGTTTTGGCCCCTATATCGTGATCGATAAGACGTTTGTGAGTATCAAACCACTCGATCCACACACTATCACTCTCGATGAAGCGCGAAAACTCTATATCGAGAAGCTGAAGGCCGATGCTGAAAAAAATATAGCCGACTTTGGCGATGGTATTAAAATCCTTAAAGGACGATACGGTCCCTACATTACTGATGGCAAAAAGAACGCTAAAATCCCCAAGGACACCGAGCCTAAGGATATTACACACGAACAAGCGAAGAAGTTACTCGCAGAAGCACCCACCAAAAAGGCTCGACGAACTTTTCGTCGAAAATAG
- the pth gene encoding aminoacyl-tRNA hydrolase → MKLIFAQGNPGATYDNTRHNIGFAVLDSITSTLQLSFTEKTKFQALFTETTIDGEKIIFAKPTTFYNETGIAARTIADFYKLDTAKDILVVHDELALPFGTIKTRQEGSDAGNNGIKSLNQHLGPRYARIRIGIYNPLRDQINDADFVLGKFTSEEAKALPLIVNQTNIYIDRFIAGELAPTRTSIVL, encoded by the coding sequence ATGAAACTTATCTTTGCACAAGGAAACCCAGGCGCTACCTACGATAACACCCGTCACAACATCGGCTTCGCCGTTCTGGATTCAATTACCAGCACCCTTCAGCTCTCATTTACCGAAAAAACAAAGTTCCAGGCGCTTTTCACCGAAACAACTATTGACGGCGAAAAGATTATCTTTGCCAAACCTACCACGTTTTACAACGAGACAGGCATAGCTGCGCGCACCATCGCCGATTTCTACAAGCTCGATACCGCCAAAGACATCTTGGTAGTCCATGATGAACTCGCCCTACCATTCGGCACCATCAAAACAAGACAGGAGGGCAGCGATGCCGGCAATAACGGTATCAAATCACTCAATCAGCACCTTGGCCCTCGATATGCACGCATCCGTATCGGCATTTACAATCCGCTGCGTGATCAAATAAACGATGCTGATTTTGTCCTTGGAAAGTTCACGAGTGAAGAGGCAAAGGCCCTACCGCTTATCGTTAATCAGACCAACATCTACATCGACCGGTTCATAGCAGGAGAGCTCGCTCCAACTCGCACCAGCATTGTCCTCTAA
- the dprA gene encoding DNA-processing protein DprA, translated as MKINRIFPDKHKYLQITDCIAKKPKTLYYRGTLPETRLPSVAIVGTRKPSAYGKEIAHRLSTELAKEGIVIISGLALGIDGIAHRACLQTGGKTIAVLGNSVDHIYPRNHLGLAEQIIEQGGAVLSEYEPPTEARNYHFLERNRIVSGLADIVVIVEAAARSGTLNTASHAIEQGKHLFAVPGNITSPLSSGCNALIRQGAQPLLSPRDILDILLPQKTARQGALPLTSSPLEAKIITLIEQGIRDGDEIQQQLGVSAQEFSQTLTLMEITGIIRGLGANQWTLN; from the coding sequence ATGAAAATCAATAGAATTTTTCCAGATAAGCATAAGTACTTACAGATTACAGATTGTATTGCTAAAAAACCAAAAACATTATACTATCGCGGGACTTTGCCTGAAACTCGTCTCCCTAGCGTCGCTATCGTAGGGACACGCAAACCAAGCGCGTATGGCAAAGAGATAGCTCATCGGCTCAGTACAGAACTTGCGAAAGAGGGAATTGTCATCATTAGCGGACTAGCGCTAGGAATAGACGGTATTGCCCACCGCGCTTGCCTTCAAACCGGAGGTAAGACTATTGCCGTACTAGGGAATAGCGTCGATCATATTTATCCGCGCAACCATCTCGGGCTGGCCGAGCAAATAATAGAGCAGGGAGGAGCAGTTTTAAGCGAGTATGAGCCTCCCACCGAAGCGCGAAATTATCACTTTTTAGAGCGCAACCGCATTGTAAGCGGGCTGGCGGATATAGTGGTGATCGTAGAAGCTGCCGCCAGAAGCGGCACGCTCAACACTGCCAGCCATGCAATAGAACAGGGGAAGCACCTTTTTGCTGTGCCTGGCAATATAACGAGCCCTCTTTCATCCGGATGTAATGCCCTGATTCGTCAAGGCGCTCAGCCTCTTTTGTCTCCTCGCGATATCCTCGATATACTTCTGCCTCAAAAAACTGCCCGGCAAGGGGCACTCCCACTTACTTCATCCCCCCTTGAAGCCAAAATCATTACATTAATCGAGCAGGGCATCCGAGACGGCGATGAAATTCAGCAGCAGCTTGGTGTTTCAGCTCAAGAATTCAGTCAAACACTTACACTCATGGAAATTACGGGTATCATTCGGGGCCTAGGCGCCAATCAATGGACGCTCAATTGA
- the der gene encoding ribosome biogenesis GTPase Der codes for MASKLPTVAIIGQANVGKSSLFNRMVRAQQAIVAREAGTTRDNVLGRVEYNYHQFWLVDTAGLKDPNDEFEASIQEQITEAAEAADVILVVVDSTQYVSDQDRLVAKKALKSKKPVILITNKADLRTGVPADEFKRLGIKSIIRTSAEHNSGITDALDEIIAHIPAKSEDTPDEVLRIALIGRPNVGKSNLFNTLAGKQQALVANIAGTTRDINRVSIRYNQREVELLDTAGIRKPGKQEVGIEKFSVLRTLQAIEEADVCFLLMDVNELNTQLDQKLAGIIDEAGKGMVIVVSKWDSVEGKDAFTRDALAPRIAHTFNFTPWAPLIFTSSVTGQNVTKLFDLALDIDARRKQPTKTRVLNDLLQSAIQKHPPAGLKNTHPKLRYMVQTDTTPPWFVIYGSNLKFVHWSYKRYLERLIRETYSYIGTPIKLSFRDEKQIKANREKAAKDLKK; via the coding sequence ATGGCCTCAAAACTCCCTACAGTGGCGATCATCGGTCAAGCGAACGTTGGTAAAAGTTCGCTTTTTAATCGTATGGTAAGGGCCCAGCAGGCGATTGTCGCCCGCGAAGCAGGGACAACCCGCGATAACGTCCTCGGCCGCGTGGAGTACAATTACCACCAATTCTGGCTGGTCGATACCGCCGGTCTTAAAGATCCGAATGATGAATTTGAGGCATCTATTCAAGAACAAATTACAGAGGCGGCAGAAGCAGCAGATGTCATTCTTGTGGTCGTCGATAGTACTCAATATGTCAGTGATCAGGACCGGCTTGTTGCCAAAAAAGCCCTTAAGAGCAAAAAACCAGTCATCCTTATTACCAACAAGGCCGATCTTAGAACCGGCGTACCAGCCGATGAATTCAAGCGTCTTGGCATCAAATCTATCATTCGTACCAGTGCCGAGCACAATAGCGGCATCACCGATGCGCTCGATGAGATTATCGCGCATATCCCTGCTAAAAGTGAGGATACGCCTGATGAAGTTCTGCGGATTGCCCTTATCGGTCGACCAAATGTGGGCAAGTCCAACCTCTTTAATACGCTTGCAGGCAAACAGCAAGCGCTAGTGGCCAATATCGCCGGTACTACTCGAGATATCAATCGTGTCAGCATCCGGTACAATCAGCGCGAGGTAGAACTCCTCGACACGGCAGGTATTCGTAAGCCGGGCAAACAAGAGGTAGGTATTGAGAAGTTCAGTGTTCTTCGCACACTTCAAGCTATCGAGGAGGCCGACGTCTGCTTCCTCCTCATGGACGTCAACGAGTTGAATACGCAGCTCGACCAAAAACTTGCCGGCATCATCGACGAAGCAGGCAAGGGAATGGTAATTGTCGTCAGCAAATGGGATAGCGTTGAAGGAAAAGACGCCTTCACCCGAGATGCTCTCGCGCCGCGTATCGCCCACACCTTCAACTTTACTCCTTGGGCACCTCTTATTTTTACAAGTAGCGTAACAGGACAGAATGTCACAAAACTATTTGATCTCGCCCTCGATATTGACGCACGTCGCAAACAGCCTACCAAAACACGTGTTCTTAATGATTTGCTCCAGAGCGCGATCCAAAAACATCCACCAGCCGGCCTTAAAAACACCCACCCAAAACTCCGGTACATGGTACAAACTGATACAACACCGCCTTGGTTCGTTATTTATGGTTCCAATCTTAAATTCGTGCATTGGAGCTACAAACGCTACCTCGAACGACTCATTCGTGAAACCTACAGTTATATAGGCACCCCAATCAAGCTTTCTTTCCGAGATGAAAAACAAATCAAAGCCAACCGCGAAAAGGCGGCCAAGGACCTAAAAAAATAA
- a CDS encoding pseudouridine synthase, producing MTEPPLERLNKHLALQLGVSRREADDLIEKGKIRINDSVAILGARFKQGDAIFVNGKPLQSEASYRYILFHKPIGYVCSRRAQGENPTIYSLLPRELAALKPVGRLDKDSSGLILLTNDGDFAYQMTHPKFHKTKVYEVSLDHMLEPLHQQMISDFGVQLEDGTSQLQLERLDETRKSWRVTMHEGRNRQIRRTFAVLGYTVVKLHRTHFGSYVLANLPPGEYATFSLK from the coding sequence ATGACAGAACCTCCCCTCGAACGACTCAACAAACACCTCGCACTTCAGCTTGGTGTTTCTCGTCGTGAAGCTGATGACCTAATAGAGAAGGGGAAGATACGAATAAACGACTCTGTCGCGATTTTAGGTGCCCGTTTTAAACAAGGTGATGCTATTTTTGTTAATGGCAAGCCTTTGCAATCAGAAGCATCCTATCGCTACATACTGTTTCATAAACCCATAGGATACGTTTGTTCACGCCGCGCTCAAGGGGAAAATCCTACGATCTACTCGCTTCTTCCACGGGAGCTAGCTGCTCTCAAGCCGGTTGGAAGGCTCGATAAAGACAGTTCTGGGCTTATCCTTTTAACAAACGATGGGGATTTTGCCTACCAAATGACTCACCCCAAGTTCCATAAAACAAAGGTCTATGAGGTATCTCTTGATCATATGCTTGAGCCGCTTCACCAGCAGATGATAAGTGACTTTGGTGTACAGCTCGAAGACGGCACTAGCCAACTTCAGCTCGAGCGACTCGATGAGACACGAAAAAGCTGGCGTGTCACTATGCACGAAGGCCGTAACCGCCAGATCCGTCGAACCTTCGCCGTGCTTGGCTATACTGTTGTGAAGCTTCATAGAACTCACTTTGGGTCGTATGTCCTTGCCAATCTCCCGCCAGGTGAGTACGCTACCTTCTCTCTCAAATAA
- a CDS encoding sigma factor-like helix-turn-helix DNA-binding protein, with protein MSDTAQPDTATMLTTAVNEILEVIEHEREREIITRRFGLFDRRETLEQIGELLGITRERVRQLEKAILVRLKNIAEDDKVPAIHTIERALVRDLSETGRVARVHDITERLVGKDHDARNRAHIAFIAELSPNITVVNENDNYYHAIAIKEHGDEKKIKSAVDEVVQTIKKHGEPLSIEDLHGKLDHEHPTHVRALASTSKHLASLKDNWGLVKWPTVNPKNIRDKIYVILNENGSPMHFSDIAKSIKQSSFKRKDVTTQAIHNELIKDKRFVLIGRGIYALDHWGFSKGTVADIITDVLKKAGEPLHRDEIVKRVLESRHVKETTILLNLQSKPQFKRVAKATYALAEEK; from the coding sequence ATGAGTGATACTGCCCAGCCAGATACCGCGACTATGCTCACTACTGCCGTAAATGAAATTCTTGAGGTGATTGAGCACGAGCGTGAGCGCGAGATCATCACACGCCGTTTCGGCTTATTTGACCGTCGCGAAACACTCGAGCAAATCGGTGAATTACTTGGCATTACTCGTGAGCGTGTTCGCCAGCTTGAAAAGGCTATTCTCGTTCGTCTTAAAAACATCGCTGAAGACGATAAAGTCCCTGCGATTCACACCATTGAGCGAGCGCTTGTTCGCGATCTTTCAGAAACTGGCCGCGTTGCTCGCGTTCACGATATTACCGAGCGCCTCGTCGGTAAGGATCACGATGCCCGCAACCGTGCACATATTGCGTTTATCGCTGAACTTTCTCCAAATATTACCGTGGTTAACGAAAACGACAACTATTATCACGCTATCGCCATCAAAGAGCACGGTGACGAAAAGAAAATCAAATCGGCCGTTGACGAGGTAGTACAGACTATCAAAAAGCACGGCGAACCTCTCTCTATCGAAGACCTTCATGGCAAACTCGATCACGAACACCCAACTCACGTACGCGCACTTGCCAGCACAAGCAAGCATCTTGCCAGCCTCAAGGATAACTGGGGTCTTGTAAAATGGCCAACCGTTAACCCTAAAAACATCCGTGATAAAATCTACGTTATTTTAAACGAAAACGGCTCACCAATGCATTTCTCTGACATCGCCAAATCTATCAAACAGAGCAGCTTCAAACGTAAAGATGTTACTACGCAGGCTATCCACAACGAATTGATCAAAGATAAGCGCTTCGTGCTCATCGGTCGCGGCATTTATGCTCTCGACCATTGGGGATTCTCTAAGGGGACTGTCGCAGATATCATTACCGATGTCCTTAAGAAGGCAGGGGAGCCACTCCACCGCGACGAGATCGTCAAACGCGTACTCGAGAGCCGCCACGTCAAAGAGACAACCATTCTCCTTAACCTCCAAAGCAAACCTCAATTCAAGCGTGTAGCCAAAGCAACTTACGCACTGGCTGAAGAAAAATAA